One Sulfolobus sp. S-194 DNA segment encodes these proteins:
- the rimI gene encoding ribosomal protein S18-alanine N-acetyltransferase, which translates to MIIITNVDESDLPKVYEVEIESFEDPYPYSLLKAYYYLSRELFLVAKQGDVVVGYSLGIIQFGYRGHVVSIAVKKDYREKGIGSLLLKELENRFKIYKCTHSYLEVNYKNKTAIEFYHKLGYIIVKLQKNYYGRGKHAFIMVKSFSKDRSFE; encoded by the coding sequence GTGATAATTATAACTAATGTAGATGAAAGTGACTTACCAAAAGTGTATGAGGTAGAAATTGAGAGTTTTGAAGACCCTTATCCTTATTCTTTGCTAAAGGCTTATTATTATTTATCACGAGAACTATTTTTAGTAGCCAAACAAGGAGATGTGGTAGTGGGATATAGTCTAGGAATAATTCAATTTGGTTACCGTGGTCATGTAGTATCGATAGCAGTAAAGAAAGATTACAGAGAAAAAGGAATAGGTTCTTTACTTCTAAAGGAGCTAGAAAATAGATTTAAGATATATAAATGCACTCACTCGTATCTAGAAGTTAACTACAAAAATAAGACAGCGATTGAATTCTATCACAAACTTGGTTATATCATAGTAAAACTTCAGAAAAACTATTATGGGAGAGGTAAACATGCATTTATAATGGTTAAAAGCTTTTCTAAGGATAGGAGTTTCGAATAA
- a CDS encoding mRNA surveillance protein pelota has product MKILEFDDKRGIMKLHIENEDDLWILHIILKKGDRVIAKTTRDVSMGRESRRIPMIIKLQVEHTEFQSFTSRLRIHGIILDAPERFGIKGSHHTINLDIGDEIVIEKDHWSKFDIEKIKRQEEKHLKMLIVLVDFDEYLIALPMKQGIRILAEKSLRTPNKEEENIIEENAKEVANEILSYAKSLGIEVVLLAGPGPFKEIVSNFLKNIKLYVDSVSSATRSGLNEILKRDIIDQISRDYEISEETKVMEKIMENLAKDTGLVTYGKEEVKKSAEYGAVDKLLVIEDLLFSDNEEERMEIEKIMEEVENKNGRVLIVPKDSPIYYEVRNLTGLVALLRFRIN; this is encoded by the coding sequence ATGAAGATTTTAGAGTTTGATGATAAAAGGGGGATAATGAAATTACATATAGAGAATGAGGATGATTTATGGATATTACATATTATACTAAAAAAAGGTGATAGAGTAATTGCAAAAACTACGAGAGACGTTAGCATGGGAAGGGAAAGCAGAAGAATACCAATGATTATTAAGTTACAGGTAGAACATACAGAATTCCAATCATTTACAAGTAGGCTCAGAATTCATGGGATAATATTAGATGCACCAGAGAGATTCGGAATAAAAGGCTCTCATCACACAATAAACCTTGATATTGGAGATGAAATTGTAATAGAGAAAGATCATTGGAGTAAATTTGACATTGAGAAGATAAAAAGACAAGAGGAAAAACATCTAAAGATGCTAATAGTACTAGTGGACTTTGACGAGTATCTTATTGCACTTCCGATGAAGCAAGGTATAAGGATACTAGCAGAAAAATCGCTAAGAACACCAAATAAGGAAGAAGAAAATATCATAGAAGAGAACGCGAAAGAAGTTGCTAATGAAATACTTTCCTATGCAAAATCCTTAGGTATAGAAGTTGTACTACTTGCCGGACCAGGACCTTTTAAGGAAATAGTATCAAATTTTTTAAAGAATATAAAACTTTACGTAGATAGCGTATCCTCAGCTACAAGAAGCGGACTAAACGAAATTTTGAAAAGGGATATAATAGATCAGATCAGCCGAGATTACGAAATTTCAGAAGAAACTAAAGTAATGGAAAAAATAATGGAAAATCTAGCTAAAGATACTGGATTAGTTACGTATGGAAAAGAAGAAGTTAAGAAAAGTGCTGAATATGGTGCAGTAGATAAATTGCTAGTAATTGAGGATCTTTTATTCTCGGATAATGAAGAAGAAAGAATGGAAATTGAGAAAATAATGGAAGAAGTAGAAAATAAAAACGGAAGAGTTTTAATAGTTCCTAAAGATTCTCCTATCTATTATGAAGTAAGAAATCTCACTGGACTGGTAGCTTTACTTAGATTTAGAATAAACTAA
- a CDS encoding radical SAM protein, whose translation MLESLLRISLLKGSPDIGLYNLFLPKGCELCRLGGKLVVYITGECGDSCYYCPVSYERFGKDIMFANEAQVSSLLDYIYEAYRMKALGAGITGGDPILAIDRVVNLISLLKDEFGEEFHIHLYTSGRYVTNDVLRELDKVGLDEIRFHPVKEEYLKAVEKALKYSFNVGLEIPAIPGEEEYAEKLIKWAIEKGVKFVNINELELTERNYQLLNARGFRISHGVAGVKGSFESALRILQKFEDSKIALHYCSSVYKDIVETRTRFLRIIKYSAKPYENYTGEGTTVRAIVKSKEDLSDYGEKDGEFWSISPEFVNMVNADEIWLVEEHPDPRKLRVSEKLVYSKSK comes from the coding sequence ATGTTAGAAAGTTTATTGAGAATAAGCTTGCTCAAGGGTAGTCCAGATATAGGTCTTTATAATTTATTTTTACCAAAAGGATGCGAATTATGTAGACTAGGTGGTAAACTAGTTGTTTACATAACTGGAGAATGCGGAGATTCATGTTATTATTGTCCAGTTAGTTATGAAAGGTTTGGAAAAGATATTATGTTTGCAAATGAGGCTCAAGTATCTTCACTACTAGACTATATTTATGAGGCGTATAGGATGAAAGCTTTAGGTGCAGGAATAACTGGCGGTGATCCTATTCTTGCTATTGATAGGGTAGTAAATCTCATTAGTTTATTAAAAGATGAGTTTGGAGAGGAGTTTCATATTCATTTGTACACAAGCGGAAGATATGTAACTAATGATGTATTACGCGAATTAGACAAAGTAGGATTGGATGAAATAAGATTTCATCCAGTAAAAGAGGAGTATCTTAAAGCTGTAGAAAAAGCACTTAAATACAGTTTTAATGTAGGCCTAGAGATTCCTGCAATACCCGGAGAGGAAGAATATGCTGAAAAATTAATAAAATGGGCTATTGAAAAAGGCGTGAAATTTGTTAATATTAACGAATTAGAGCTTACAGAGAGAAATTATCAGCTTCTTAATGCTAGAGGTTTCAGGATATCACATGGTGTGGCTGGTGTAAAAGGAAGTTTTGAGTCCGCTTTACGTATTCTGCAAAAATTTGAAGATTCTAAAATAGCCTTGCATTATTGTAGTTCAGTTTATAAAGATATTGTAGAGACTAGAACTAGGTTTTTAAGGATTATAAAATATTCGGCTAAGCCTTATGAAAATTATACTGGCGAAGGTACAACAGTTAGGGCAATAGTAAAAAGTAAAGAAGACTTATCAGATTACGGAGAAAAAGATGGAGAATTCTGGAGTATTTCCCCAGAATTTGTCAACATGGTTAATGCTGATGAAATTTGGCTCGTCGAAGAGCATCCAGACCCAAGAAAATTAAGGGTTTCTGAAAAGTTAGTTTATTCTAAATCTAAGTAA
- a CDS encoding DUF1122 family protein has protein sequence MLNGKIGKVVIESKDITQTHIKELKKFIIYVNGKEVGLAFYFEGRGYYSPWLEIDYSPWLRKEGIENEFFEFIYNFLPPGGKLFVTYVRDKETKEMLFKGYSPVDTPLGFSLLKAGFTWFKDWYYPEGGNEGSPKLQANKPLSKDEEIRQLRQLLDEVKREYVRKFIENKLAQG, from the coding sequence ATGCTTAATGGAAAGATAGGTAAAGTCGTGATTGAAAGTAAGGATATAACACAAACTCACATAAAAGAATTAAAGAAATTTATTATTTATGTGAATGGTAAAGAAGTTGGATTAGCTTTTTATTTTGAAGGAAGGGGTTATTATTCACCATGGTTAGAAATTGATTACTCTCCATGGCTTAGGAAAGAAGGTATTGAAAATGAATTCTTCGAATTTATATATAACTTCTTACCACCAGGAGGCAAACTGTTTGTAACTTATGTAAGAGATAAAGAGACTAAAGAAATGTTATTTAAGGGTTATTCACCAGTAGATACACCTTTAGGGTTTTCCTTACTCAAAGCTGGGTTTACTTGGTTTAAGGATTGGTATTATCCAGAAGGTGGTAATGAAGGATCGCCGAAATTACAAGCTAATAAACCATTAAGTAAGGATGAAGAGATAAGACAATTAAGACAACTTTTAGATGAAGTTAAAAGGGAGTATGTTAGAAAGTTTATTGAGAATAAGCTTGCTCAAGGGTAG
- a CDS encoding nucleotidyltransferase domain-containing protein, producing the protein MEIEYSREHWEILKKKRERTIEILRQIKSLGMEGYVYGSVARGDVKKDSDIDIIIFNPDMLKIELIPHHHKFIVQATPNSTPKAYISLDEEENEVISFPLNKLKRKEIEFYYFGGLLLLEDLLKGKRVPGVNKDLEIIIPTEKGHIQVPLIGNEDYAVKLLKISHDTILERENLLEKREERGHTGVFLKYELDEDENFEFAIRNLSKNNKFFRRMINA; encoded by the coding sequence ATGGAAATAGAGTATAGTCGGGAGCATTGGGAAATATTAAAGAAAAAGAGGGAAAGAACAATAGAAATATTAAGGCAAATTAAAAGCCTTGGTATGGAAGGATACGTGTATGGTTCAGTAGCTAGAGGCGACGTTAAAAAAGATAGTGATATAGATATTATAATTTTCAATCCAGATATGTTAAAGATAGAGCTCATTCCTCATCATCATAAATTCATAGTTCAAGCTACACCAAATTCAACTCCTAAAGCGTATATTTCTCTTGATGAAGAGGAAAATGAAGTAATTTCATTTCCTTTAAATAAATTGAAGAGAAAGGAAATAGAATTTTACTATTTCGGTGGACTCCTTTTGCTGGAAGATCTTCTTAAAGGCAAGAGAGTACCTGGAGTTAACAAAGACTTAGAAATAATTATTCCAACTGAAAAAGGGCATATCCAAGTTCCTCTTATAGGAAATGAGGATTATGCTGTTAAACTATTAAAAATATCTCATGATACTATATTAGAAAGGGAGAATTTGTTAGAAAAGAGAGAGGAAAGGGGTCATACTGGAGTTTTCTTAAAATACGAGTTAGACGAGGATGAAAACTTTGAATTTGCTATTAGGAACTTAAGTAAAAATAATAAATTTTTTAGGAGGATGATAAATGCTTAA
- a CDS encoding site-2 protease family protein encodes MNAAEVFGVSLIVFWGLMYLLRKKLEGKGFQIYPFLLLWRKNTRSEWFPKIARSNWYKVFEKIGIGLGIISLISGIALIFYVISEFISPKAPQSAQLRLEPVIPGVTIGINQLPYILLAIGISVTLHELAHAVSATSNNVKVRSGGFLFLIFFPGAFVEPDEEEYNSSDYSVRLKILSAGLAVNLILAAIFFPLAIYLPPMVSQGLQIVGELKGYPAYNSSIPVNSIILGIDGHSIQTSAQLETYLHQGGIQTLTLLFPNGSIGNVSVNISDPQHLLGVYLTYYYPPFIYSLLDFTIWMFTINFSLALFNGAPLIITDGGKVFNELLKKLGVNEKTSYLIQGIITMLFISAILLSINPLQ; translated from the coding sequence GTGAATGCAGCAGAAGTATTTGGTGTATCACTAATTGTTTTTTGGGGCCTAATGTATCTATTGAGGAAAAAACTTGAAGGAAAAGGATTTCAAATATACCCATTTTTGCTACTATGGAGAAAAAATACAAGAAGTGAATGGTTCCCTAAAATAGCCAGGAGTAATTGGTATAAGGTCTTTGAAAAAATTGGAATAGGACTTGGAATAATATCACTAATATCTGGAATAGCCCTAATCTTCTATGTAATAAGTGAATTTATATCACCTAAGGCACCACAATCAGCACAATTACGTTTAGAACCTGTAATACCAGGCGTAACTATAGGTATTAATCAATTACCATATATTCTTTTAGCTATAGGTATTTCAGTTACACTACATGAACTTGCTCATGCAGTATCAGCTACTTCTAATAATGTAAAAGTACGAAGTGGTGGATTTCTATTCCTTATTTTTTTCCCTGGGGCATTTGTGGAACCAGATGAAGAAGAATATAACTCATCAGATTATTCAGTGAGACTAAAGATACTTTCAGCGGGATTAGCCGTTAATCTAATTCTTGCTGCAATATTCTTCCCTTTAGCAATATATTTGCCACCAATGGTATCACAAGGATTACAAATTGTAGGGGAGCTTAAGGGTTATCCTGCATATAACTCCTCGATACCTGTTAATAGCATTATCCTTGGCATTGATGGGCATTCAATTCAGACTTCAGCACAACTTGAAACTTATTTACATCAAGGTGGAATACAAACACTTACACTGTTATTTCCTAATGGAAGTATTGGAAATGTAAGCGTTAATATTTCAGATCCCCAACATTTATTGGGGGTTTACCTTACATATTATTATCCTCCCTTTATCTACTCATTATTAGATTTCACAATCTGGATGTTTACAATCAACTTCAGCTTAGCGTTGTTTAATGGAGCACCATTAATAATAACAGATGGAGGAAAGGTATTTAACGAACTACTTAAAAAATTAGGAGTTAATGAAAAAACTTCATATCTTATTCAAGGTATAATTACAATGCTCTTTATATCTGCTATCTTACTTTCTATCAATCCTCTTCAATAA
- the lysS gene encoding lysine--tRNA ligase, with protein MKWDERRVKIVEELRKQGINPYPQKYEITHTIVEIRKIASERYDKPQDPFMFDISTAGRVANIRRHGKISFVDIFDEGEKLQLQLRVNELGDKYDKFFEIVDRGDIIGVKGDLLYTIKGELTLRIKDYTMLAKSLIEPPDWSKLSPEFRYAHRYVDFLYNDNARKAMETRFLIIRLIREYLYSKGFIEVETPILQPVYGGALAKPFKSHVNYLDEDWYLRISLELYLKRFIVGGFNKVFEIGKVFRNEDIDVTHNPEFTLMELYWAYADYNDIMRLTEDMLQYVVKSIFHDTKIKYNISGKDYEIDFSQFKKVTIYDALSEALGKNVENVSDEELKSLMDKYGLKPRGNMYIRGLMIEKLFDKLVEPNLIQPTFILDYPIETTPLCKPHRSKPGLVERFELFIAGMELANAYTELNDPILQDKLFKQEQEMFRRGDEEAHPYDVDFVRALSYGMPPTGGLGIGIDRLIMLLTNNYSIKEVIPFPMLSSKIIEED; from the coding sequence TTGAAATGGGACGAAAGAAGAGTAAAAATCGTTGAAGAATTAAGAAAACAAGGAATTAACCCATATCCACAAAAATACGAAATTACACATACTATAGTAGAAATAAGGAAAATAGCTTCAGAAAGATATGATAAACCACAAGATCCTTTCATGTTCGATATTTCCACTGCTGGAAGAGTAGCTAACATAAGAAGACACGGGAAAATTTCATTTGTAGATATATTTGATGAAGGTGAGAAACTACAATTACAGCTAAGAGTAAACGAACTAGGCGACAAATATGATAAATTTTTTGAGATTGTTGATAGAGGTGATATAATTGGTGTAAAAGGAGATCTTCTATATACTATAAAAGGTGAATTGACACTTAGGATAAAAGATTATACAATGCTTGCAAAATCATTAATAGAGCCTCCAGATTGGAGTAAACTATCTCCAGAGTTTAGGTATGCTCATAGATATGTTGATTTTCTCTATAATGATAATGCTAGGAAAGCCATGGAGACTAGGTTTTTAATAATTAGACTGATAAGAGAGTACCTTTATTCAAAAGGATTCATAGAAGTTGAAACACCGATTTTACAGCCAGTCTATGGAGGTGCATTAGCAAAACCCTTTAAGAGTCACGTAAACTATCTTGATGAAGATTGGTATTTAAGAATTTCCCTAGAACTATATCTTAAGAGATTTATAGTAGGAGGTTTCAATAAAGTTTTTGAAATAGGAAAAGTCTTTAGAAATGAAGATATTGATGTAACTCATAACCCAGAATTTACTCTAATGGAGTTATACTGGGCTTACGCAGATTACAATGACATTATGAGGTTAACAGAAGATATGTTACAGTATGTGGTTAAAAGTATTTTCCACGATACTAAAATTAAGTATAATATAAGCGGTAAAGATTATGAAATAGACTTCTCACAATTTAAAAAAGTAACGATTTACGATGCTCTTTCGGAAGCTTTAGGTAAAAATGTTGAAAACGTAAGTGATGAGGAGTTAAAGAGTTTAATGGACAAATACGGTCTGAAACCTAGGGGCAACATGTATATTAGGGGTTTAATGATAGAGAAACTATTTGATAAATTAGTAGAGCCTAACTTAATACAACCAACGTTCATTTTGGATTATCCTATAGAAACTACACCATTATGTAAACCACATAGAAGTAAACCGGGTTTAGTTGAAAGATTTGAGTTATTTATAGCTGGAATGGAACTCGCTAACGCTTATACTGAACTAAATGACCCTATTCTCCAGGATAAATTATTTAAACAAGAACAAGAGATGTTTAGAAGAGGAGACGAAGAAGCTCATCCTTACGATGTGGATTTTGTTAGAGCTTTAAGCTATGGTATGCCTCCTACTGGAGGTTTAGGAATTGGTATTGACAGACTTATTATGCTACTTACAAATAATTATAGCATAAAAGAAGTTATACCTTTCCCAATGCTTAGTAGTAAGATTATTGAAGAGGATTGA
- a CDS encoding DUF72 domain-containing protein, with protein sequence MIKVGTCGFTYRHFKYFDVLEVQQTFYDIVSESQLQKWRKMAEENHIEFTLKALQVITHEYNTTTYKRMKNKFGDVNNYGFFKNTKEVEEATEITLKEAKLLNATIIIFQSPASFKPTEENTKAVIDYFSTLNKSLKYAWEPRGEWHFRIDLLKKVLDAVNIIHVVDPFKYESLTLERYFRLHGIGKEEVNYSYKYTDDDLKKLKSMVRDGDYVLFNNIYSFNDALRFKEILK encoded by the coding sequence GTGATAAAAGTAGGAACTTGCGGATTTACTTATAGACATTTTAAGTACTTTGACGTTTTAGAAGTCCAGCAAACATTTTACGATATAGTCAGTGAATCTCAGCTTCAAAAGTGGAGAAAAATGGCTGAAGAAAATCATATAGAATTTACATTAAAGGCTTTACAAGTAATTACTCATGAATATAATACTACAACATATAAAAGAATGAAGAATAAGTTCGGAGATGTGAATAATTATGGCTTCTTCAAAAACACTAAAGAAGTTGAAGAAGCTACTGAGATAACGTTAAAGGAAGCTAAACTCCTCAATGCCACGATCATAATTTTTCAATCTCCAGCTTCTTTTAAACCCACAGAAGAAAATACAAAGGCAGTTATAGATTATTTTTCAACACTTAACAAGAGTCTTAAATACGCTTGGGAACCAAGAGGAGAATGGCATTTTAGAATAGATTTACTGAAGAAAGTATTAGATGCAGTTAACATAATTCACGTAGTTGATCCATTCAAGTATGAATCATTAACCCTCGAAAGGTATTTTAGGCTTCACGGTATAGGAAAAGAAGAAGTTAACTATTCTTACAAATATACTGATGATGACTTAAAAAAGCTGAAGTCAATGGTTAGGGATGGTGACTATGTCCTATTTAATAATATTTACTCATTTAATGATGCCTTAAGGTTTAAAGAAATACTTAAATAA
- a CDS encoding sulfurtransferase TusA family protein — protein sequence MSDKIKSNKPDVILDLRGEPCPEPQIEIVKMLNHMKEGQVLEILSDDEPAELSIPVICESRGYPCEIEKQGNTFRIKILKTK from the coding sequence ATGAGTGATAAAATTAAATCCAATAAGCCAGATGTGATACTTGATCTAAGAGGTGAACCTTGTCCAGAGCCTCAAATTGAAATAGTTAAAATGCTTAATCATATGAAAGAAGGACAAGTACTTGAAATACTCAGTGATGATGAACCAGCAGAACTATCGATACCGGTTATATGTGAATCAAGGGGTTATCCCTGTGAGATAGAGAAACAAGGTAATACTTTTAGAATAAAAATTTTAAAAACTAAATAA
- a CDS encoding Ldh family oxidoreductase — protein sequence MAKHFVEAELRGHSSHGLQRVIPLIKGIDLGTIRKTVKLTEVKREDNAVLYDANHSIGILVWHYLTESPKESLIAVKNSSHIGFLGYYTRRISMRLGKPAIMIGNGEPAVVKPGTAKKVISTTPISFAIPCKKIVVLDMSLSSIARGKIIEAKRKGEKIPYGVAVNKNGEITADPDEALQGGLLPIGGMKGFFLMMTLELLVSFLTGSALATEVQGVLDTTKSPNKGEFMIILPRLQGDCHGLSVLKQFVEYLPGEHSDEMLKRDEID from the coding sequence ATTGCAAAGCATTTTGTAGAAGCTGAGCTTAGGGGTCATTCTTCTCATGGTCTCCAAAGAGTTATCCCTCTCATTAAGGGAATAGATTTAGGAACAATAAGGAAAACCGTGAAACTAACAGAAGTTAAAAGAGAGGATAATGCAGTTCTTTATGATGCAAACCATAGCATAGGAATTCTAGTCTGGCACTATCTAACAGAAAGCCCGAAAGAAAGCTTGATTGCAGTTAAAAACTCCTCTCATATAGGTTTTTTAGGCTACTACACTAGGAGGATATCAATGAGACTCGGAAAACCCGCAATTATGATAGGAAATGGTGAACCTGCAGTAGTAAAGCCTGGAACTGCGAAAAAAGTCATATCAACTACTCCTATAAGTTTTGCAATACCTTGTAAAAAGATTGTAGTTTTAGACATGTCTTTATCTTCTATTGCAAGAGGAAAAATTATTGAGGCTAAAAGAAAGGGAGAGAAAATACCTTATGGTGTTGCTGTAAATAAGAACGGTGAGATAACTGCAGATCCGGATGAGGCTTTACAAGGTGGACTATTGCCCATAGGGGGTATGAAAGGGTTCTTCCTTATGATGACCCTAGAATTGTTAGTTTCTTTTCTGACTGGAAGTGCTTTAGCTACTGAAGTTCAAGGTGTTCTAGATACGACTAAGAGCCCTAACAAGGGAGAGTTCATGATTATTTTACCTAGGCTTCAAGGTGACTGTCACGGTTTATCGGTACTAAAGCAATTTGTGGAATATCTACCTGGTGAACATAGCGATGAAATGTTAAAGAGAGATGAAATAGATTAG
- a CDS encoding transposase: protein MKSEKKLDIARSEFIKSFNSLVGILRMNGLSRKVSLGLTLMALIGGRASIRNTSITFGLNYANLLKALEDLENTWRDYLEELRKVIVGPVVVIIDDTFDHKPYSRIEGIASKHGNYFAWCSTHKKFEPGIQILTIALYDLATGKSHLVGAFPYATRKMWESGMVSEFKTKIEMAAEIIETLKGLFPVCRVVFDSWYWSEKLVGGGVVSELKSNRRLLRVRPLEGTLGVEGHPHVGDLPPGSYLADLTLGDQVITIKLLILVYKDNRLNLYTTDLNLRDEEIERTWKIRWEIERLHRDVKALGMQDSSFLKRRRLQGYLLLFVMVVNTVRDLISSLNLRSVEEFLRFVEIRLGGALGLMKMFKLR from the coding sequence GTGAAGTCCGAGAAAAAGCTCGACATTGCGAGGAGTGAGTTCATCAAGTCCTTCAATTCCTTAGTCGGAATACTGAGAATGAACGGGTTAAGCAGGAAAGTATCACTAGGTTTAACACTCATGGCCTTGATAGGAGGGAGGGCCAGCATCAGAAACACATCCATCACATTCGGATTAAACTACGCCAACCTACTAAAAGCACTAGAGGACTTAGAGAACACATGGAGAGACTACCTTGAGGAGTTAAGAAAAGTGATAGTTGGGCCCGTAGTAGTAATAATTGATGATACCTTCGACCACAAACCCTATTCCAGAATAGAGGGCATAGCAAGCAAGCATGGTAACTACTTCGCGTGGTGCTCCACACACAAGAAATTCGAGCCCGGCATACAAATCCTCACAATAGCCTTATACGACTTAGCCACGGGAAAAAGCCACTTAGTCGGCGCATTCCCCTACGCAACAAGAAAGATGTGGGAGAGCGGGATGGTGAGTGAATTCAAGACCAAGATCGAGATGGCTGCGGAAATTATCGAGACCCTCAAAGGGCTATTCCCCGTATGTAGGGTTGTTTTCGACTCTTGGTATTGGTCTGAGAAGTTGGTGGGGGGTGGTGTGGTTTCTGAGTTGAAGTCTAATAGGAGGCTTCTAAGGGTTAGGCCTTTGGAGGGGACGTTGGGGGTGGAGGGGCACCCCCACGTCGGAGATCTCCCTCCTGGGTCTTACTTGGCTGATTTGACCCTAGGAGACCAAGTTATTACTATAAAGTTGTTAATACTGGTATATAAAGATAATAGGCTGAACTTGTACACTACTGACCTTAACTTGAGGGATGAGGAGATAGAGAGGACTTGGAAGATTAGGTGGGAGATAGAGAGGTTGCACAGGGATGTTAAGGCCTTGGGTATGCAAGATTCCTCTTTCCTCAAGAGAAGGAGGCTTCAAGGTTATCTACTCCTCTTCGTGATGGTGGTTAACACGGTTAGGGATTTGATTAGTTCCCTTAACTTGAGGAGTGTGGAGGAGTTTCTCCGGTTCGTTGAAATTCGTTTAGGGGGTGCTCTTGGTTTGATGAAAATGTTTAAGCTACGTTAA
- a CDS encoding GNAT family N-acetyltransferase, producing the protein MSLSVSVVYRKARPDDWKGILELYNSLSDDDLYLRFFTFHKLTEEEAKKIAETKEHYTVIAEIDGKIVGEASIYFDGEFAVVVHPDYRRLGIGTELVKKLIEFAKKTGIKRVRFYTLPENYPMIKIGKKLGFKIIEREDEVYAYLDLANENVILEKT; encoded by the coding sequence ATGAGCTTGAGTGTAAGCGTGGTCTACAGGAAAGCAAGACCAGATGATTGGAAAGGGATATTAGAATTATACAATTCTCTTTCTGACGATGATTTGTACTTAAGGTTCTTCACATTTCATAAACTTACAGAAGAAGAGGCCAAAAAAATTGCAGAAACTAAAGAGCACTATACTGTAATAGCAGAAATAGATGGTAAAATAGTTGGTGAAGCATCGATTTATTTTGATGGTGAATTCGCTGTTGTAGTTCACCCAGACTATAGGAGATTAGGAATAGGAACAGAGTTGGTAAAAAAACTTATTGAGTTCGCTAAAAAGACTGGAATAAAAAGAGTTAGATTCTATACGTTGCCTGAGAACTATCCTATGATAAAAATTGGCAAAAAATTAGGTTTTAAGATTATAGAAAGAGAAGATGAAGTTTATGCGTATCTAGATTTAGCCAATGAAAATGTTATTTTAGAAAAAACATAG